The following nucleotide sequence is from Dehalogenimonas formicexedens.
CGAGTCCCACAATAGTCACGCCACAACTCTTTGTGATGATTAGGGGTTATTTTCAACCATTCTTTTGATGGGTCGAGATTGGCATGGAATTTCTCATAGAATTTGTTTTCTATTTCCCCTAATTCGGCCACACCTCCAAGTAAGTCTAATATCTTGAGTACAGGAACTATAAAGTCCTTAACATGGGTTAAAACGTATGAAGCAGAATCCGTTGTTACATCTGGCATAAGTCAACCTCACATTGGACGCATTTTCACGGGTGAAAGGGCATATAATTTCTAAGGAATCGCCTAAATACGTCATTCTTTTGATGATCTCGCAAACTCAGATAAACGGCTTCACCAGATATATCTCAATCTGGTCGTCTCCGTCCGATTTGTGATTGAAAAACTCTTTCACCTTCAATACTAATCGGGCACTTGGATCAATTTCGCCATTTTTTAAGGCAAGTAACTCGGACAATTTAATATCCAAGACGTCAGCCACATTGTTATCTTTGGATAAATCTTTGTCCCAGTTGACCACCTTGAATAATTGCATGATATAAGCGTACGCGGTTTTTCGGGAGTGGCGAACAGCATTAGATTCGTTCATTGATAGACTCACTTAGCTAATCGTAAACACCTTTAACACCTCATCCCCGTAGTGGTTGATGACCCTAAGGGCAATCTTGCCGGTCTTTGGCGGACAGCGGTACGCCCATGCTATCGATTACCTTTGGCCTGATTGTGGGTAATGCAGAGCATCTGGCAATTCTCAGACGAACTGCCGCCGCCCTTACTCCATGCGGAAACGTGGTCAGCGTCCATTTCGTTAAGCTTATAGATTCTGATCTTGTTCGCGTTGTTTCCCATCGCGCAGAGCGGACAGTTGGACTCGCCCTTCGCTTGTGCCGCGCTCGTTTGCTTCTCATAGACTGATTGCTTGGTGGCATCATCGAACACTCGCACATCCAGGAGCGTCGTATTTTGCGAGCCGCCGAGAATATATGCGAAGACGCCGCGACGGTTCTTGATGTACGGGTCGCCATAGAGTCGCTTGACCTCGGCGGAAACTTGCGCCGGATCATACGACTGGGAGTGATATTGCTCGTAGAGCTTGCCCCACTCCAAACCCTGCATCTCTTTCTTTACGTCTGTGAAAACCGTTGAAACCCAATCGATCACGCTGTTGAAATAGGTCTTCAACCCGTTGATGTTCTTGTCGTAGCGATGCCGACTCATGTAGGCGGCGATTTCTCCCTTACTCACCCACTCCAATGCTCGCTCAAGAAAATCCTGACGATTGATGCTGCCCTTGATGTAGGCGCTCCACTTCTGGATGTTCGCGTTCTGGCCGTTGCTGAACTCTTCCCTGGCCTTGGTAACGAAGGGCCCGGAAAAGATGGCGTTCAACTTTTCCTGCTCGTTGAGCGGTACACCGGCGATGTTGATTGTCTCGAACCACTGCTTAATCTCGGGCTCAGAGCCCTCGCACTCATAAATCAGCAGCATCGAGCGAAGAATTTTTTCCCGTTGCTCCGGGGCCATCCCGCCAAAGTTCTTAGGGTTCCCGTTATCCATGATTGCAAACTTGTCGGTAACGAAACGCCCGATGCTGGTAATGCGTTGCTGGCCGTCGAGAACCTCGAACTTGTCCGCCGCGACGGTGTTGAAATAAATCAATCCCAGCGGATACCCCTGGAGCAGTGATTCAATGACCGCCTGTTCTTTCTTTCCCCCGCCCTCGGCGTAGATGTAATTCCGCTGGTACTCCGGCTGAATGGTGAGCTTCCCGCCCAAGCCAAACAAGCCCTTGCCTTCGAGTTGGTTGTAGACGAACCCGGCGCAGATGTCGGCGACAGTTAGGTTGGTTCGGAGGGTGGTTTTCACTCTTTCTTCCCCTTTGCTGGGCGGCGGTGGCGGATGACAATGCGCTTGTAGAGCGGCGTCTTCGATATGACTGGGCCATTCCAGTTCATTGTCTTACCTTTTGTGACGATCTCGGTCATTGTCGCGCCCAGTTCAGCCCCATGCGTCCCGGCGTTGAAGCTCCCCATGATCTCGAATTGGTCGGGGTTATACTTATCGAGGAAAGTAATCGGGACGCCCATCATGCCGTCGTAGTCACTGGGGATTTCCTTATACGTTGGAACTTCGATCGCATCGAAGTTGTCGTAGCGATCGTAACGCCCCTTGTCTTTCATGTTCCGACTGAACTTCAGATTCTCGGCCATGGTCATGAGGGGTAGCACTTGGTGCCGGCGTCCATGGTCTAGGTTCGTGAACCACATGATGCGTCCCATGCTGAAGTACTTGACTCCGTTCGCAATCTTTTTGCGGGATTCGGTCTGGATGTCGTAGTCGTCGGGGACTTGAAACCATTTCGTCCCGCCGTTGTCAACTCCGAGCCACAGCTTGTTCTCCTTAATGAGTTGAAAAATCTCTCTGTAGGTGATCGCGTTCTGATCGCCGAGGATTAAAAACTTCTTACCGTGTTCCACGAGTTGCGTGACGTATTCGCGAAACAGCGAGAAAGGCGGGTTGGTCACGACGATATCGGCTTCTTTGAGGAATGCGATGCACTCGGCGCTGCGGAAGTCGCCGCCGGGGTATTTATCCGGGTTACCTTTGAGGGCGCTGCGGGCGGCCTTGTTGTGTTTTAGGAAGAGTTCAACATCGGTAACATTCGCGGCGCCGTCACCGTCTTCGTCCTTCACGTGCTCAATAATGAATGCTAGTGCCTTCGGCTTTTGGCGCTTGCCGTTGCCTTCGTTGTATTCCGGGAACAACGTGCCCTGCCCCGCGATGGGGGAGCCGTCATAGCTGGTGGTGATGAGTTTCTTAAGGCCGAGCTTGTTGAAATTGGCGGCGAAGTACTTGAAGAAATTGCTCTCGAAGGGGTCGTCACAATTGCAATAGACAACCTTGCCGCGGAAGGTGTCCGGGTCGAATTCTAGGTAGGCTTCAACTTCTTTCTGGATGTCGACGTACTGAGTGTAGAACTCGTCCTGCTTGGCAGCCTTGGCGGCGCTAAGGCTGCGGTTGAGAGGTTTGCTCTCTATGACGTCGTTTCGGTCTAACAATAGAAACTAATTCCTTCAGTCTATTGACGCCGGGCTCAGCCAGTTACACAAGAACCCTCTCAATGGGCTCGGATACCAGCTAGTTAGTCAACAACTATATGGCCGACTGCGTTGGATGTCAAGGTGTCTATCCAACAATATACTATTTGAGCCAATCAGTTCAACACTTGCACGACACTCCAATAGCCCCACCAAGATCATCCGAAAATGATATGACGCAGCAATTGTCCCGCATAATGTCGCTTCCAACGATGGCTTCGTGCCCCGCCATATTCTTTTTATCTGCTATTCCTACCAACGTGAGCTTGGTCTGGCCGCCGACGGTTAACGCAACCACTCCGAGTTCGGCGGGAAAAGTATGCCCTGTCACACCTACGATCTGTGTTGATTCATCCAACAGGATGGCTCCCATTTGGCTGGCGCGCTCTTTGCTCACCATAGTTAAGCTGCAGCCCGAGTCGAGAAGCGCCTCAATTTGTGAACAAGCTTTCCTGCCACAGCCCGTGATATTGATTGTAGGTAATTTCATGTCGATCCTCCATTCATCTGTTGCCTTCGATGTTAAAGACCGCTCATTCCGTCTGTCAATAGTATCTCAATGGCAGGAAGACGATGATAATCGGTAAAAATTGGTGTGTGTCTGTCCTTGGTACTTGTTCACATGGTCGACGGGTTGCGGACAGCAATTGAGGCGGATGCGGACACGACCGTCATTAAAATGGAATGGTTAGGAATGGAGTGTACCATGGACAGTAAAGTGTCCCGAATGGCCGGATTGATGGCGGTTGATTTGAACCGGTTTAAGGTGAAGGGTGGATAGTCTGTTGAGGGCACCATTGACATTTTGAGTTCAAACCGAATTTAGGCCAAGCATTTTCGTCACCATAAAATGCGATAACCTCTAAGCCTCCAGAAACGATGAGTGGATATGCCATATTCACTCTCTCCATGCGTGTTTCGAGAGATGCGGAGCCTTTGCCATCTTGGGAAGGCAGAAAAAGGCTATCCCGTGTCAATTCAAGCCGCCTGGCTTGTGCTCCTAAGTGACCAGCTAGCATTGGCCATCTTGAATCAGAGATCAGATATGTAAGCGCCTTAAAGTAAGCATTCTCTTTGACTTCCAAATGCGTGGGATCATCGATGTCGCCGATAAGGTTAGCGCTATCCCAGGTTTTTCTAGCGAGTTCTTGAAGGCTTGCAATATGCTCTTTTTGATATGCACCATTGGGCTTAACCTGAGATTGCGATGAATTGTTATCAAGGTCAGAAGGAACTACAAGAGGTTTTTGGTTTGGTTTGCCAGCCTTGACCCGTATTATTTCGGATTCAAGAATATGCCATTTACCGTGTGTGCCAATCTTAGTGGCTTTAATTAGACCGGAATTGATGTGTCGCCTGACAGTCCGACCTTCCCTGTCGAATCCCAGTATTATTGAGGCTTCTTGCACGCCATAGGTTCTTTCGCTCAACACGTTTTCGTCCACAAACAAACCGCCGATTTGGCCCAGTTTGGCCGATTTGTCCATTTTTCCCCTGTAGGCTAGTTGCTATCCTATAACGGAATCGTTAACGGGAGCAAATCTGAAATGCCTAGTGAAACAAAGCGAACCGTGATTAATCTAGGTCAAGGCAGTCTTATAATCTGTCTCCCAAAAGATTGGTTGCGGTATCACCATATTCGAGCCGGGGATAAGGTAAGGGTCGTGACTAACGGTGTGATCACCATCGAGCCTTTAATTGCAGATGGTCGAAGTGGCAATAACCGGGGTAGCCAAGGTGATTCCGCCGATTAAATGCCTAATCGAGGAGTCTACAGCTTGTTCAAGCCAAGAACAGGCTTGGTCGAAACTTTGGCGGTTGTTATTACAAAAACAGCTAGCGAAAGAGCCCTTTGAATTAACAAATCCAAATGATGGTATGGAAGAGAACAAGGACGACCATGGTGGAGCACCATGAACAAGGCGTGAAAAGCAACAATAGAAGTGGATTAGTATTAAGCCCAACAGTGAAAACGTTGAGGGTAACTGTCGGGCTTAAGGAAGTAGGACAGGAATATGGCTCCACGCAAACCTCTTTCCGACCATGCGCCTACGCATGACGAGAAGGCCGAAGCCGCCATTATCGCCGCCATATTCACTGAGCCTGAATGGTTACGTGAACTTGAGCTGACGCCCGGCGACTTCTATGACGATGACCTAAGACGTTTATACGAGACACAACTCGAACTATATGTCAGCAATAACTCCGTGACCCCGGATACCGTCTCCAGGGCAGTAGCCGGGAAAGTGGAGCAATGGGTCATCGACGGCGTTCTCAAAAATGCCAATGGCACCGACCCCGTTGAAGCGTCCAAACTGGTACGGGAACTCTGCCTCCGGCGTGTCACCTTGAGCCTGTTTGCCAAGTGGTCAAACGCCGTGCTGACCATGGGAACCGGCGAGGAAGTGATGAAGGCCGTCAGCGAGTGTTCAGCCGAGCTTCTTGGACTCGGATTAGTCAAGGGCCACCGCTCGGTCATCTTCAGCAACCCGATCAAAATCGACACCGCCGACCCGACTTACCGGTTCCATGTGGAAACTTTGGACGGCCGATACAAGACCGATGTCTCCTTTACGGCCCGTGAGCTTGATCGGGAGTCTGATTTTGGCCGCAAAATACGCAACGTGCTGAACCTTAATCCAATTTTGCCAAAAGACTTCAAGTCGCTTATCAATCGCTTGGTTACCACATGCAAGATCATCCCGGCACCGTCGCAGACCTCAGAAGATGATTTCATTGTCTTTTGGGTGCGTGAATGGTTTGAGCGCGCCCAGGTTGCCACGGCGAAGAAAGACCTTGCTCATGGGTATATCGTTCGTAATGGATACCGCTACTTCGTCCAATCACAGCTTCTGGCCCATCTTTCCAACAAGCTCAAACGCGCGATCTCTGCCAGTAGGCTCGTACAGGTTCTTGAGTCATACGGCTATCAAGACCTCAATACTCGCGTCTCCAGCAAGGCCATGCGGCTCCACGGCCTGCCTGAAAGTTTCTTTGAGCAAGGGGCAATGCCGCCATCTGAAGAAGTGCCCGACCTTTTCACCGAAACCGACAACAACCCAACCGTTCCGCCGCCAACAACTGATGAGTTTATGATATGACAGTAACATTCCTTAACGTCACCATGTGGCCTCAAGCCCTGCGACCAATAAATCGGCCTTTTATATATATACAAAATAAAAAAATACACACCTCTTTTGAAAATGTATGTCGCTAATGTCGCTTAAACCTAGTCTACCGTCGCTAATGTCGCATGTTGCTTTTGTTGCTTTGAGTGCGACATTAGCGACAGGTGTTAAAGGTTATCAACTTAATAAAATTACCACCTATCTGGAAGTCGCGCGCGCGCGATGCTCGCTATGCGAGGGCAAAAATTCCTATATATATTAAAGGGCGATTTGAAATGATAGTTTTCCAGCAACAGCGGAGTCTTGGCGACTGGTGCGCCTTTTACATTGGCTTGATCATCATGGTTCAGGAGTTGGATGAGGCGGCCAAGGCCCAAGGATGGCTGACCGACCGCATTGCCTACCGGCTTACACTGGCATCCTATGGGCGGCTGTTGGCTGGGTGGAAACTTCAGGTCAAACCTCTACTGTATGCGGAAAATGGTTCGGGAACAAAACGCCCCCCTTCAATAGATAGTAGGCGAGAGCCCTCCTGGTGGCGAATGCGCCATTTCCAGCCATTCCCTGCCGGATTCTATGCCTACCAATCTCGAGCCTGCCATATACACTACTCGATGACAAAACCCACTTCCTCAACCGCTCCATCATTCCCAAGGGTGGATTGCTCTTGAAGCCGGTTTGGAGCTATCCCAAGCGGTATCTCTCCGTTTCATGGGATTGTCGCCGAGTAATTTTCCAAACGAGTAAAACTTCTGCGGGAATCATCATCGGAGGCAAACAGCTATGAAATATCAAACCCTAACTAGCGTTTGAACCTTTACAATATGCCCTATTGTAAATGCTGGAGGTCAACTTTGAGCGTGTGATACCCTTCGATATGGGATTTTCAACGTAAGGGGGCACAAAATGAACACGGGAGCGATCTACGCCAGGGTAAGCACCGAAGATCAAGCCACTGGCGGAACGTCACTTGGAACTCAAGTGCAAAAGGCGATGTTGAAGGCTCAAGAACTAGGCTGGAACGTGCCTGAAGGCTACATCATCACGGAAGACCATTCGGGCAAGGACTTACACCGTCCAGGCCTGAAAAAAGCCCTAGAATTGGCGCGAAGCCGCTCGATAACCGGTATCATTTTTTTTACCCTCGACCGGCTTTACCGACCAGATCAGCCGGGTGACGAATGGCGGGTTTTCGAGGTACTACAGCGTTTCCAAGATCAAGGGGTTAAAGTTGAATGGGTAGACGCTTCCATATCGTCCCGCGAAGGCCCGTTTTCCGGTGTGATGATGTATCTCGACTCATGGCGAGCGGGTGAAGAACGACGGAAAATCATCGAGCGCACGGTACGCGGCAAAAAAGCACGCGCCTCGGAAGGCAGAATGCCGCAAGGAACAGGGAAGGGCATTTTTGGCTACGACTACGACGTCATAACTAAAACCCGGAGGATCAACGAGGCGCAAGCCTCGACGGTTAGGCAGCTATTTGATTGGACAACACAGGGATATTCAATTCACGGGATGGCTAAGAAGCTGAATGGCGACGGCATTCAGGCCTTTTCCGGGGGTCGGTGGCATCCATTAACTATCAGGCGCATAGTGACTAATTCTGTTTATGCTGGACAATCTTTTTATGGCCGCACGCAGCGCGTTGTTGATAAAGATGGTAAATCCCACGTTAGAGAGACGCCCCGGAGTCAGTGGATCGAAATGCCAGGTGTTACACCCGCCATTATCACGGATGACAAGTTTCAGGCTGCTCAGGCTGCACTTGGAGGTACGAAGCGACGGGTATTTTCGGAGCCCCGAAAAAATCTCCTATCAGGGTATATCCATTGCGGGGTTTGCGGTCACAGACTTACTGGATCAGTTCTTAAACAGAAATACGCCTATTATTACTGCCGCAACAATTGGGAACGTTACGGGCACACGTGTTCACAAGGTTACGTCAAGGCTCCAGAACTTGAAGCGAGGATATGGCAAACCGTGGGCGACATTCTACAAAACCCCGATCTGATACTGTCGGAGATGCGTAGGAGCCACAACCAATCCCTTCCGCACTTGGATGAGACCGAGAGCAAGCTCAAAAAAGAATCAGCGTCTTTAGCGGAACAAGAGAAGCGTTTGGTGAGGCTATATGCCTTGGGAGAGGTCAACGAGATGTTTATCCTTCAGGAAACGAGAACCTTAAAAACGCGTCAAGATGCAGCGCAGCGACACCTAGAGGAAATAAGAAAACAGCGTTTGCAGATTATGAGCCTGCTGGATTCTCAAGCCAGAATAACAGAAGCGTGCCAGTTGGTGTCAGCCAATCTAGCACGCTTAACCTTTGATCAAAAACGCTTGGCGCTCGAGGCCATAAAGACCGAGGTTTGGGTTTACCCGGATCGGGTTGAACTACGCGGCAAATTGCCTACGTCTTCCCTCACCATTGCACGAACATCGGCATCACAACATGGACGTAGTTGTCAGTTCCAACCGGCCTCAGTACACCGGGGGATGAGGGTCCGGTGACCTCGAGGGCGACCTGGTCTTCCGAGAGTACGCTCAGGACGTCCAGCAGGTATTTGCCATTGAAGGCTATCTTTGATTCTTCACCCGAAACCGCCGCGTCCAGTTCCGCCTGGTCATCGCCGATCTCTTCGCTACGGGCGGTGATCGACAACCGGCCGGGCGCCTTGCCTCCACCCGGTGTCATGATCAGGCGAACTATGCCGCCGCCATCACGGGCGAAAATCTGGGCGGTCTTGGCAGCCATCAGGAACTGCGCGACTTCGATAACGGATCGGGTGGTGTGGGACTGGGGAATTATCTGGTTGTACTGCGGGAAAGATCCCTGGAGCAGTTGAGACACCAACTCGATGTTCTTGAGTCGGAAAAGGATCTGGCTCTTCTGCGAATCAACGGTGATGCCGATGGTTTCTTCGCCGTCGGTTATAAGCCGTGAAACCTCGGACAGGGTCTTGGAGGGGATGATCGCCTTGACTTTCTGCGAGGCCGGTTCAGCCAGGGCCATCTTGTAAACGGCCAGCCTGAAGCCATCGGCGGCGGCAAGGGTCAGGACTCCGCCGTCAAACTCGGCATTGATACCCGTTAAAACCGGCCGGCTCTCATCAGTGGCGGCGGCAAAAACGACGCGGGCGATGCCTTTTTTAAACTCGTTGACATCAATTTTGACCGAGACCCCGCCCTCAACCTTGGGGATCGGCGGGAAATCCTTGGCGTCAACGCCGGTCATGCGCGCCTCAAAGCGGCGGCACTTGAGGGTCATTATCTTTTTGGCGGAAAGGGCGATCTCGATCTTGTCATTGGGCAGGGTGGCGACGAAGTCGGTAAGGAGCTTGGCGGGAACGGTGGTGGCGCCCTCTTCCTCTACCTTGGCGCCGATCCAGCAGGACACGGCCATTTCCAGGTTGGTGGCCGACAGTTTCAACCTTCCTTCATCGGTGGAAAGGAGAACGTTATTGGTAATCGGCAGGGTCGAGCGAGACGCCGCGGCGCGTCCGACTATCGCCAAGCCCTTGGAAAGGTTCTCTTGTAAGCAGGATAAACGCATTTTGGGGTCCTCCGGTTCTAACTAGGTAGTGTCAGATTATATAACGCCGATAGCTGCTAGGCAATCATTTTTTTGATGATTTTACAGGGAAATATCATTCGTACCGCAGGGCTTCGACAGGGTCGAGCCGGGCGGCGCGACTGGCGGGATACAGGCCGGCCAGCAAGGAAATTGCGGTGGTGAGGGCGATGACTCCCGGCACGAGCCAAAAGCTGAAAACCGATAGTTTGAACCCGGGAAAGTTCGATAAAAAGGTTTGGGCGCCGATGACGTTCAAAAGTTGTCCCAGAACCAGGGCCAAAATAACCCCGATGCCACCGCCGAGGAAACCCAGGGCGGCTCCTTCGGTGGTAAACAGGGCGCGGATATTGGAGCGGGTGGCGCCGACGGCTTTCATCACGCCGATCTCCCGGGTGCGTTCATGGATCGCCATGAGCAGTGTATTGATGATACCGATGGCGGCGACGACCAGGGCGATAATCCCGAACGCCGACAGCCCGACCTGAATGACGCTGAACACCCGGTTGATTTCGGCCAGGATGTCATCGGCGGTCAGGGCATTGAAGCCCAGCGACTTCACCGCCGCGGCTATCGTGCCTACCCGGGAGGCGTTCTCAGCCTTGACCTGGACGGTGAATCCGGGCTGCTGCTCCGAGTAGCGCAGGGGGTTGTCCTGGTAGTACCGCGCCATTTCAATGGCATCGGTTTGGGTTATCAGCAGTTGCGCCGATGAAACCTTTTTGTCGATGACGCCCTGGATGGTGAAGGTGAAATCCCGGGTGTCGGTGTTGTAGGCCAGTTGTTTGCCGACGGACACGATGACCTTTCTGCCGATGACCGATTGATCCACACTCCATCCAAAAGCCGTGAGGTAGTCATAGGAGATGAGGCATTTCCCGGTATCGCCGTCCGATATCGTCGAACCGAGAAACAGCGGCCGGATGGCGGCTTCATAGGCCGGGGCGCCGCTGACGTCGACGGTATACATCCTGGCGCTGTCTTCAGGCTGAACGTAACGGGCCTGGACGCTCACCAGGTAATCGACCCGTTCGACGCCGGGGATCGACTTTATTTTGGAGATGTCCTCCGCGGTGAAAGGCTGAACCACCGTATTGACACTGGTGATCTCCTGAGGCCCGCCGTTACCCCGGAAAACATTAATGTCCCGGCCGGAGGAAACGATGACTGCGTCCTCGGGGAAGGTTTGGCCGAACTGGCCGACGATAAAGCCCTTAAGGCCGTCGCCGAGGGAGGCCATCAGGGCAATAAGAGTGGCGCCGATAACCACCGCGGCAATGGTCAGCACTGTCCGGAGCTTTCGCCGCCAGAGGTTGGAAAACGCCATCGACAAGATTTCACTAAACCGCACGGGTGTCTCCGATAATCAAGCCGTCCCGGAGGGTGACGATCCTCCGGGCGCGTTTTGCCAATTCGCCGTCGTGGGTGGCTACAATCAGGGTGATGCCCTGTTCCCGGTTCAAATTTCCCAGGAGTTCCATGATACGGACGCCGTTGACCGAATCAAGGTTGCCGGTCGGCTCGTCGGCGACAATGATGCTGGGGTTGGTAACCAACGCCCTGGCGATGGAAACCCGCTGGCGCTCCCCGCCGGAAAGCTGGTTCGGGCGGTGGTCCGCCCGGTGGCTCATGCCCACGGCGTCCAGGGCTTTCCGGGCACGGGACAATCTTTCATTCTTCTCGGTTCCGGCGAACAGGAGAGGGATAGCCACGTTCTCCAGGGCGGTGTATGTCGGATGGAGATGAAAGGCCTGGAAGACGAAACCGATGTTTCGATTACGGTAGGCGGCAAGTTCTTTATCGGTGGCCCGGCTCAGATCATG
It contains:
- a CDS encoding ABC transporter permease, translated to MRFSEILSMAFSNLWRRKLRTVLTIAAVVIGATLIALMASLGDGLKGFIVGQFGQTFPEDAVIVSSGRDINVFRGNGGPQEITSVNTVVQPFTAEDISKIKSIPGVERVDYLVSVQARYVQPEDSARMYTVDVSGAPAYEAAIRPLFLGSTISDGDTGKCLISYDYLTAFGWSVDQSVIGRKVIVSVGKQLAYNTDTRDFTFTIQGVIDKKVSSAQLLITQTDAIEMARYYQDNPLRYSEQQPGFTVQVKAENASRVGTIAAAVKSLGFNALTADDILAEINRVFSVIQVGLSAFGIIALVVAAIGIINTLLMAIHERTREIGVMKAVGATRSNIRALFTTEGAALGFLGGGIGVILALVLGQLLNVIGAQTFLSNFPGFKLSVFSFWLVPGVIALTTAISLLAGLYPASRAARLDPVEALRYE
- a CDS encoding aspartyl protease family protein produces the protein MKLPTINITGCGRKACSQIEALLDSGCSLTMVSKERASQMGAILLDESTQIVGVTGHTFPAELGVVALTVGGQTKLTLVGIADKKNMAGHEAIVGSDIMRDNCCVISFSDDLGGAIGVSCKC
- a CDS encoding adenine-specific methyltransferase EcoRI family protein, yielding MLDRNDVIESKPLNRSLSAAKAAKQDEFYTQYVDIQKEVEAYLEFDPDTFRGKVVYCNCDDPFESNFFKYFAANFNKLGLKKLITTSYDGSPIAGQGTLFPEYNEGNGKRQKPKALAFIIEHVKDEDGDGAANVTDVELFLKHNKAARSALKGNPDKYPGGDFRSAECIAFLKEADIVVTNPPFSLFREYVTQLVEHGKKFLILGDQNAITYREIFQLIKENKLWLGVDNGGTKWFQVPDDYDIQTESRKKIANGVKYFSMGRIMWFTNLDHGRRHQVLPLMTMAENLKFSRNMKDKGRYDRYDNFDAIEVPTYKEIPSDYDGMMGVPITFLDKYNPDQFEIMGSFNAGTHGAELGATMTEIVTKGKTMNWNGPVISKTPLYKRIVIRHRRPAKGKKE
- the dnaN gene encoding DNA polymerase III subunit beta; this encodes MRLSCLQENLSKGLAIVGRAAASRSTLPITNNVLLSTDEGRLKLSATNLEMAVSCWIGAKVEEEGATTVPAKLLTDFVATLPNDKIEIALSAKKIMTLKCRRFEARMTGVDAKDFPPIPKVEGGVSVKIDVNEFKKGIARVVFAAATDESRPVLTGINAEFDGGVLTLAAADGFRLAVYKMALAEPASQKVKAIIPSKTLSEVSRLITDGEETIGITVDSQKSQILFRLKNIELVSQLLQGSFPQYNQIIPQSHTTRSVIEVAQFLMAAKTAQIFARDGGGIVRLIMTPGGGKAPGRLSITARSEEIGDDQAELDAAVSGEESKIAFNGKYLLDVLSVLSEDQVALEVTGPSSPGVLRPVGTDNYVHVVMPMFVQW
- a CDS encoding ABC transporter ATP-binding protein, whose amino-acid sequence is MTAFIEVRDLKKDYHLGDEFVHALAGVSIDIPKGEFAAFVGPSGSGKSTLLHLIGGLDTPSAGSITVDGHDLSRATDKELAAYRNRNIGFVFQAFHLHPTYTALENVAIPLLFAGTEKNERLSRARKALDAVGMSHRADHRPNQLSGGERQRVSIARALVTNPSIIVADEPTGNLDSVNGVRIMELLGNLNREQGITLIVATHDGELAKRARRIVTLRDGLIIGDTRAV
- a CDS encoding helix-turn-helix domain-containing protein, which encodes MDKSAKLGQIGGLFVDENVLSERTYGVQEASIILGFDREGRTVRRHINSGLIKATKIGTHGKWHILESEIIRVKAGKPNQKPLVVPSDLDNNSSQSQVKPNGAYQKEHIASLQELARKTWDSANLIGDIDDPTHLEVKENAYFKALTYLISDSRWPMLAGHLGAQARRLELTRDSLFLPSQDGKGSASLETRMERVNMAYPLIVSGGLEVIAFYGDENAWPKFGLNSKCQWCPQQTIHPSP
- a CDS encoding HNH endonuclease family protein, translating into MKTTLRTNLTVADICAGFVYNQLEGKGLFGLGGKLTIQPEYQRNYIYAEGGGKKEQAVIESLLQGYPLGLIYFNTVAADKFEVLDGQQRITSIGRFVTDKFAIMDNGNPKNFGGMAPEQREKILRSMLLIYECEGSEPEIKQWFETINIAGVPLNEQEKLNAIFSGPFVTKAREEFSNGQNANIQKWSAYIKGSINRQDFLERALEWVSKGEIAAYMSRHRYDKNINGLKTYFNSVIDWVSTVFTDVKKEMQGLEWGKLYEQYHSQSYDPAQVSAEVKRLYGDPYIKNRRGVFAYILGGSQNTTLLDVRVFDDATKQSVYEKQTSAAQAKGESNCPLCAMGNNANKIRIYKLNEMDADHVSAWSKGGGSSSENCQMLCITHNQAKGNR
- a CDS encoding recombinase family protein, coding for MNTGAIYARVSTEDQATGGTSLGTQVQKAMLKAQELGWNVPEGYIITEDHSGKDLHRPGLKKALELARSRSITGIIFFTLDRLYRPDQPGDEWRVFEVLQRFQDQGVKVEWVDASISSREGPFSGVMMYLDSWRAGEERRKIIERTVRGKKARASEGRMPQGTGKGIFGYDYDVITKTRRINEAQASTVRQLFDWTTQGYSIHGMAKKLNGDGIQAFSGGRWHPLTIRRIVTNSVYAGQSFYGRTQRVVDKDGKSHVRETPRSQWIEMPGVTPAIITDDKFQAAQAALGGTKRRVFSEPRKNLLSGYIHCGVCGHRLTGSVLKQKYAYYYCRNNWERYGHTCSQGYVKAPELEARIWQTVGDILQNPDLILSEMRRSHNQSLPHLDETESKLKKESASLAEQEKRLVRLYALGEVNEMFILQETRTLKTRQDAAQRHLEEIRKQRLQIMSLLDSQARITEACQLVSANLARLTFDQKRLALEAIKTEVWVYPDRVELRGKLPTSSLTIARTSASQHGRSCQFQPASVHRGMRVR
- a CDS encoding AbrB/MazE/SpoVT family DNA-binding domain-containing protein; this encodes MPSETKRTVINLGQGSLIICLPKDWLRYHHIRAGDKVRVVTNGVITIEPLIADGRSGNNRGSQGDSAD
- a CDS encoding DnaB-like helicase N-terminal domain-containing protein: MAPRKPLSDHAPTHDEKAEAAIIAAIFTEPEWLRELELTPGDFYDDDLRRLYETQLELYVSNNSVTPDTVSRAVAGKVEQWVIDGVLKNANGTDPVEASKLVRELCLRRVTLSLFAKWSNAVLTMGTGEEVMKAVSECSAELLGLGLVKGHRSVIFSNPIKIDTADPTYRFHVETLDGRYKTDVSFTARELDRESDFGRKIRNVLNLNPILPKDFKSLINRLVTTCKIIPAPSQTSEDDFIVFWVREWFERAQVATAKKDLAHGYIVRNGYRYFVQSQLLAHLSNKLKRAISASRLVQVLESYGYQDLNTRVSSKAMRLHGLPESFFEQGAMPPSEEVPDLFTETDNNPTVPPPTTDEFMI